A region of the Aethina tumida isolate Nest 87 chromosome 3, icAetTumi1.1, whole genome shotgun sequence genome:
ACTTTCACCACCATCACCATTCACGCAGTAAATACTTGAAACGAGTCGCAAAAGGTGTACAACTGTCAGAAGATTGAagattaaatgaaaaagtgCCGAGTCGTTTCAACATTTAGCATCCGCACTCATTCCCTGATGGACTAAAAATAATCCGAGTAGGTGTAGGAGGTAAACAAAAGTCCAATTTACGGAACGCGACGACGCACACGAAAAACCGCCACTCAACAATGTCCAAGTGAGGCAGCGACGCGACGACGATTCTTTAACACCGAACAACAAATGGCAGACATGACATAATCGATCGTACGGAACCGAACAATTGAAtgtcgttgttgttgttgttgttgttgttgtagtTGTCGAACCGACGAATACGTTTACGGCTTGGACGTGCATCAACCGACGAAACGACCGAGATGCATAATCGATCGGACCACACAAATAACACAGCTTATCACTAGCAGTAAATACACTTACTTTTCCAGTGATCGTTATCACGCTCGTAATTTGCGTAAGACGACGgcaacgacgacgacgacgacaacGGCGACGACGGTTTCCTACGTTTGTTTGCTTGTTTTACACTTCTTCAGTAACTTCGAACGGAAAAACGGCTACGACTGCACACGCCATTAACATTCCTACACGCATGCGCACATGACATACGCAGGCGCACGGCACAAACTATTACTATactgttcaatttaaattatctattattattttattacagggGTGGCCAAGTTCCTTGATGGTCCGagccatttttcaaaattttaaatgtttcgcgtacatgcaaaaaaaaaaacataaattttatttatgttttcaataaatataatttctataaacaatgtttttatatgttttcaataaatataagtacaaaatatatgtattggatttaaatattaaatgcatttattttagttcCCTTGATAATTGGAATGAAAAGGGAACTTGAGTATATTTATCGAAAGCCATTAATAATCCTTCAGGGTCGCATGTGGCTCGCAAGCCGCAGTTTGGTCACCCCTATCTTAATATATTGACAAAATATACAGTCATTAAAAAGCCTACAACTGctgtttattttacaaaaacttttaacgaaaatcaaagaaatacacaaaagttatttaaaccatttaaaattggaatCAACATTATTCAAACAGTGTCAACAACAAcgcacaaaaattatataattttagtattctttcaaattacgttaaatttataaatttttggctTATCAATCAGTTATTAgacgaatatattaaaattagatttacaaCGGGCTTTACGTTCTTACTTgtcactattttaaataaagtgaaaaacataatttttatttatttaaagaattcagATGAatcgaaaatttaaaactaatgatAATGTTTAtgtgtaatatatttgaattatataaaaattcatataaatatttcattatttattcatactttaaatgaaataagcaAGTCATGCTCATGCAagcatattttcttttatttattaaagtaaatataggAATAGTGAAATAAGTGTTAGACATGGCATGTCAATTTCTTTTtcgaatagttttaataacagttgcattaaaattattatttattttattaataatgaaacaagaatttttttattgagattcTATAATAAACAAGTGAAtggttaaaacataattagctTAACAATAATGGCGTAAcgttctttataaaaatatatatccattaaaacatttaatcattagaaaaattataaaacatctaACTAAGACGATCAATGCAAAAATTGTGCAAAAACTGAGTgaacacttaaaattaaataatacagttGAACGTTCACACTTTGTTAACTAATGCTGCTGCTTTTCTGTGCCTCTCGTCGCTGTCTTCATCCGAAAAATCTTCGTCGTGGTTATGAGTAACTTGCTGAGGAGTTTCCGGTCGCACGTGTGGAATTTGACTGGAGCTTCTCTCCAAGGGCtagaggaaaataaaaatttcaaaacaattagAATCATGTGTGaaccttttgttttattactttgtGTACCGTTGTTCTGCGTTGTTCGTTTCCATCGTTGTCATTACTGCTGTCGAAACAGCCCCATTCAGCAATGTAACGTTGTTCGTGGGCCACCGTCGATTCGTGGGGCAAAAGCATGGCGGGAGCTCGAAACATGTACGAAAACGGATAGTACAACAAGTTGAGATGTGTTGCCGCATATAGATCTGCGTACCTCACCACCTGCGAAGAAAAGAACGTTTGTCGAGATCCGGAACGGAACAAACTGCCCATCATGCCGTAGGACATGTCCATTTTGTGAGTAACATCTCTAATTGACGCtcgaatatttgaaatgtCTGGTTTCTCCTTTGTACTGCTGTCCAAGTTCCTAAAAAAGACCACATAATCAATTACAATGTCAAGTAATGTCTGATCGATCACGAAACTTACTTGTACATCTCTCCAAGCTTAACGTCCAAGTTCTGCAGTTCATTGAAGAGCTGACACTTGTCTGTCCAGACGTGTAATTCCCTGACCAACTCTGGTACAATCAAAAATGTTCTCCAACCTCGGATTTTTTTGCTTTTCAAGATGTCGCCGAAAATGTGATCACCCACATATAAAACATCTTTGCCCTTGGCTCCGATCAATTTGGTAAAAACGTCGCACGAACCGCCCGAATAAATCTGGCCTTGTTGGAGCGGTCCGGTGTGGATTCCCAAACGTAACGAACCAGTTTCGATGTCCACCTGACGCAGGATCGTCCCTTCGCTGAAAAACAGCGGCTTCCTGGCATCCACGACGATGATGTCGAAGTAGGTTTTCCAATCTCTGTGTGGATCTGTAGTCTTGGGACCATGTGGGAAATCAAACAGATACGTCATTATCTTGTTAGTGAAGGAAAACTCACTGTTGGTGAGCAGAAAAGTCTTCGCTCCACTTTCCCTCAACCTCGCCAGGAACATGGGCAGTCGTTCGTCCTTTTTTACGTActtttccaaattttgagtGGTGGCGTTTTTCAGGGCACCGTTCAAGTGAACAGTGTCCACAGCATTCCTCACGTCTTGAAAGATCGATTTGTAAGACATGAACAGTTCGCCCAGTTTCACACCGGTTTCGGTTTTCGTGTATTGCGGCGAGTTGGTGAAGAAGTCGACCAGACAAGCCAACATGTAAGTTTCGGGCAAATTGAAGAGCGTGTTCAAGACGTAGACACGCGACTCATCCAGTTGCAGGAACTTGTTCGGATACATTTCGTACACCTGCGAACTGCATCGACAAATGATTGATTAATGACTAATGCAAACAGCGAATGCTTTCAACTTACTGTTTGATGAATTCGAAGCCGTGGACTGCGATCAAAATGTTACCGTATGCGTCCACTTTCAACAGATTGCCATACTGACTGTCAAACCACAAACCTCTGGAAACAGAAACAATGTTAGGATCAGTTCTGTCAgtgacttaattttaatgagcaTCACCTGATGGCAAAGTTGGGATCATACTCGAACTCCACAATCTCGTGTGGATAACCGATGGAAATCATGTGCTCTTTGATGAGATCGAATCCCAGTTTCTCGTATTCGGGAGATTTGTACTCTAGAAATGGAATTCATGTTAACGGTTACATTGCTGGAGAAAATTAGaatgaaatgttaaaataagaaaaagtatTAACTGAATTATGATATGTGATAGCGAACTACCTCGACCCAGACCTGAATCTTATAACCAGACAAAAATCTCGGCCCGGAGGCGACTCCTAAAAATGGCTTGATTAGTAACACAAAAACAATTGTCAAACAAGGAAGCTGACATTTTTGGACTGATCATAAAAATTCGAATTGAAATCGAATCGGATTGGCTTCAACTTACCCGCCAACGTGTAATCCATGTCGAAGCCATAGAACTTGATGTTCTCCAAGTGGAGACTTCTGTTGACAAAAattctgaaacaaaaatgttctATGTAATTGATGAGTTTGCCACGTTTAGATACGACCCAAATATTCAATATGAAATGCAAGTGTTGTGTTGACTCTATTTTAGTACAACTTCCGGTTGATTGTGCGTCAATTCAACCACTTCAGAATGGGGATATAATAGATCAAATCTCCTTATTGTTCCATTGATTTGTCGCATTTATCAATCGAtcaaggaaaatttaattaattgatgaattggcaattaatattaatgtttattttagttatgaaACAAAGGAAAGGAACGAATCAgctaatttaagaatataagcTAATGTGAGAAAACTTACTCGTTCGGACATTTGTCTCTTTCGTCGATAACTCTCCTTTGATCATTGCCGAAACGGAAATGCATTGTCTAAATTGGTTTATTAGCGGCACTTTTTCTCACTtacaaagttataaaattcgGTGTCGACAGTTTGAAGGTCGCGTACACTGTGAATTAGTGAACATTTCATGTGTCGACCCTTTCGGTTGTTTGtcaattattgtataattacctttgataacaaaattatcggAAACAGTCAAGATGAACGCAAAAAATTACTCCATTGTCTCATTAAGTCATTACTTGTAAaggatttttaatcaattacgaATTGTGAAAACAATTACCTTCTTAAAATGTTCTAACAACTTGTACAAATATCATttggaaacaattaaatatttgaacggTCGTTGAATTCCATTTACAAGGGAATTCGAATTCTAAAAGATTGAactgtaaacaataaataaattatcgaaGATAAAAGTGGAAAAATCTTAGAGACAGTCCCTCATTCTAAAACCTTATCGATtcgaatgatttatttaatcaagtgTTGTAAGCAATGAATTGCTGAAATATGTGGAAAGTGGAAAGTTGGGGGGAATAACCACTTGCTAATTTTGGCAATGAAAAATGGGATAAACAAACAAAGATTCTTTGTGTTTGACACTTACTCGTTTGGCCAATAATCTTTGGCATCGCATTGCGTGCCTCCGTTAACGTTGTTGTTCATCTCGCGCATTTTCACGCACTATTTCTTCGAGCAACAATCAAAACACtggagaaataaaaaagaaaaaaagagtTGCTACTCGCGCGACGTTCGAAAACGATCTGAGACGATCAGAGGCGATTTCCGCACACACCAACTTTTATCATCAATTATGCATGAGTTTTTGATTGTTGATGCGCGAACGCGACGTTTCATCACGACTCGTGCATCCCGTAATCACGTTTTCGTCTCGAACCTCGAGTCGGAGGAGCAGAAGAAGGGTTCAAAGCAATCCACACCACCTGTTCCACTTTAATCACCTTTTAATATGCACAACACACCTCAGAATTTGTTGCGTTAAAAACGAAATGAACTTTCGAAATTTCAACCGGTAATTCAACAACGACAACCGATCCGtacatgaaattattaatagacgTCGATTCTATTTAAAAGTCGAAGGAAACGCACGCGAGAAAAAAAACATTCCGCGACTATTTTCAAGTGGACAGTTTCGCCAATAAATGCAGGTGAACCTGATCGATCAAACTGATTCGTGCGCTTTCTAATTGATTTGACTGATCCAATTCCGAAAtttatgttgaaattaatatcgATATTATCAATTGGTAATTATGGTTGGTCTGCGTGGAAATTTGTGACATTGAAGGACTCgtggtaaaaattaattacaaaacaaacacTCTGATTACGTAACGAGTTGATCGTTTACTTTGTTTTTGACTTATGAAAAAATACGTAAACGATTGTGTAAAATCTCTGATACACAATTCCAATTTTGTTTACCACACTCGAAGAATTTATCGGCCAGAGCTGTTgatctataaataaacttagaTATCTTGTTCATTTCTTTATTCAAAACTGTGAactattctattattattactaattaattgttaGATAAGAGTCTAATCTATTCAAACATGCTACAATATATACTATTTCTAAGAAAACTTTCATTATCCCAAGTTCATGGACTTATCTAATCTCGTTTCATTCAAATTGAAACAGTTCAACGTTGGAAACAATAGAAGTGTTAATCTCcttgttgtttttgttaatgtaACTATTTCAACAGTAAATGTAGCAACAAATGTTTTTACGACTTTAACTATGTTTTACCTATGAGCGAGTTCCCTCTTGTCGGACAACATATCGGCATTCTGAATGCCTGAAGTGAAAGGAAACTGAAGTCTGTCTTTTCCATGAGAATTCGCCCTCGCCCGCATCATGGTATTGTTCCTAGCAACCTTCAAGGGATTCGCCAACTCGAAAGCGTCCTGAGAAACTTCTGGCATCACTCACACTCTTTTCTTTACTCTTTACTTTTCTTGCTCTCGATTACTTGAAAATCGCTTTTACAACTTTTCCCTTTGCTGCTTTAAGATCGACTGGTTTGTTTTCTAATTGGAATCGTGTTGCAAAATGTGTCGGGTCACAAAACACTAGATAACATCGTACATTTCAACGATAAACAGCTGACGAAACTCGACTCGATTGCGTacgtcaaaaaaataaataaaagtgcgcgattcacaataaattattcaaattcttcTACTCTCTGCTCAATATTGTCAACAACTCGACGAGGTGAAACTCGCTTTTCCATTCTCATGCGATAACCACTTCctaacataataaaacaaatggcaaaaataaacgaaactTACCTTTGATTGGTGCTCCGGTACCATTTTTTCGGACCAGAATTGTCGGTCACATCCATAATCGAAAAACGCTgaaaaaatttacaacaattttacaacaaCCACTTCACGgctatttctttatttatgttgtaaaataaaacagagcTTGAACtcgaacaaaatatatattacaacaaTTAACACGTATTTGGATTTTTGCACAGAAACCGCAAAAAGACCAACGATTTTACCGCATTACGGACGAAAAATGGTGCATTTTCAGGAGGTTAATCGCGTCTACTATCAGTGGCGTTGCGTTACGAGTCGACGCCgtgaaacttaaaaataacattggcCGAAATAGATCTGAAACGTCACTGAATAATTGACAATggttaagttaataattacaaatgaaaacaataatattcgaATGGAGATTGTGCATCGATGTAACATGCGTtgcatatttacatttaattaagcaTTATATCGAGtcgacataataaaataataataaaaagaaaacacgTTATTCAGAGACGATTTTTCGTCTTAAATTTGGgtattcattcattatttactCTTTGTGTAAGTGCCAtagataattttgtaaaatgggTTGCCTATTCTTAACTTATTAAAGTTGTAGTTATAatgaacaatatatatatatatatatatatatattcagacgTTTAGTGTCTGATCTTCTGTTTTctcttattttgttttcagtcCGTTGTGATTCGCGCTGTCAAAATTACGAGagaaacaaatctattgtgtTAAGTCTATGAGTAAATCAATTTGGCAAGGtgttttttgagaaaaattataCCTGTTTTATATTCGTAAACACAGTCATCAAATCGCAGGTAAGGACTACATAAAACTTATCCATTATCCTTCTTTTATCACATAGTAACTTCAGGTTATCACGAAATGGAATCACAAAAGTCATCAATGGAAATATTATCTGAATTGTTCGGCACATTCGATGCAGAACCGCCTTTGAttatcaaaaaagaaaaatccgAAAAACACAAGAAGAGTAAAAAGAAACATAAACACAAGGACAAGAAACACAAGAAAAAGGATAAAAAGAGAAAACACAGTGATGCAGAATCAAGTCCTGATTCTCAATTTGACCTAGCTGAAAtccttataaaaaatgaaaaggaaATGAGTGAGAAAAggatcaaaattgaaaaagaagATGCACCTGAGATTAAGACTGAAAAAGTTGAGGTTAAAAGAGAAACGGAAGAAAAAGAAAcaccaaaaattgaaattagcaCTATTTTACAGTCcacaataaaagaaatacaaGAAAAAGTTAGTAAGGATGAAGGTGAGTTATCTAAGAAAAAATCTGAGAGTCCTAAAGAGAAgcataaaaagaaaaagaaacattCAAGTGAGTCCAAAAAGAGAAAGCGTAGCAAAAGTAGGGATTCAGagagaaaatcaaaatttgatgattcaaaattaaaaagtgatgACAGTCAACATAGGAGTAAAGAAAGGGAACGATTAAGAAGCAGAAGTAGGGATAAAGAAAAAGAGAGAAAAAGGAGTAAAGAGAGAGACAGGAACAAATATAGAGACAGATCCAGAGAGAAATACAAGTATGAAAAAAAAGTGGATGATCATAGAAACAGTAGGGATGGCAAAAGTTACTACAGAGATGAGGTTGATAGGCACAGGATCTATGAAAGGGAACGAGAAGATAAATGGTTCAGCAGGGATAGGtttgtagtttttatataaaatatattttatgtatagttaattgatttatacttACTTAAATTAGATACAAAGAACACCGTGACGATCGTGACCATCTGATTCGTCAAAGAGAATCGTCGACAGATCCAAACAGCCGACACATTGATAAGAAAAAACTTCTGGAAATAGCGCGACGCAACGCCATCCAGATGATGAAGTCTGGTGGATTACCGACTAGAGGAAACGCACACGAAAAAATGTTGGCAGCAATCAAAGCTGGTGGACAAACCATTGAAGAACTGACCGATTTTTGTAAGACCCTAAGCAAACAAGAGGAGGAGGCGGCAGATGAAGAAGAGATCGAGGAACGGGGCAGCGACAGTGATGAAAACGACCGCCCATTTCATCACCCTTTTCAGATTCGGGATCGACCTACTTCTATCACTATGAATATTAAGGTAATTCTCTATCCCCCTCTCCCACTCCCactaatttaagataaaaacatttatttttttagaattccgTTCCGTTACCGATAAAAAGTACTCAAGAACGAAGCAGTGAATTACGAATGCAGTTCCCGGTCAGCAGTGGACAACAGCACAGGAAAACAGAACAATGGGTTCCAGTCTCGCCTAAAAAATCGGAGAAACCACCGGCACCCCCCTCGACTCTCGACACTGGAGCCTCTACTTCTGAAACGGTACCCGTACCTCCTGTAGAGGAGAACCCGACTCAGTTGGTGGTGCCGGCACCACCAAACGCCCCTCCCGGCCCTCAAGCCTTTCCCACACCTCTTTTAGAAGTACgttgttattgttgtaattTGTACTATGTTggattcataataatttcgtTGTTGTAGCCGACGGTTGACATTGGATCCATTGTTTCCCAGAGACTGACTGCAATGAGAAGGCTTCAGGAAAATCCCAACGACGTTCAGGCTTTAACGCAGATTTACAAATCCAATAAAGAGGTAATTTACACTGTACACAACAGTTTTAAACGATTGAAATCGCTTTTGATTTTAGATGCAAAGCTGGGCGGAAAGCAAACAACAACCCGGCCAGTTCACAGGAACGACAGGCGCACAGATTCTGTCGCAGGCAGAACTCGCTTCCGGTTACCAAGCCTGGGCGAAAAAGGTACATGCACCATAATTACGAATACCCAGTCGCAAATAAGCCCGTTGTTCCATTTCCTGCAATGTCCGTCTGTCCGTAAATAGGAGAAAAA
Encoded here:
- the LOC109608598 gene encoding cytosolic purine 5'-nucleotidase isoform X3 — translated: MDKFYVVLTCDLMTVFTNIKQRFSIMDVTDNSGPKKWYRSTNQRIFVNRSLHLENIKFYGFDMDYTLAEYKSPEYEKLGFDLIKEHMISIGYPHEIVEFEYDPNFAIRGLWFDSQYGNLLKVDAYGNILIAVHGFEFIKHSQVYEMYPNKFLQLDESRVYVLNTLFNLPETYMLACLVDFFTNSPQYTKTETGVKLGELFMSYKSIFQDVRNAVDTVHLNGALKNATTQNLEKYVKKDERLPMFLARLRESGAKTFLLTNSEFSFTNKIMTYLFDFPHGPKTTDPHRDWKTYFDIIVVDARKPLFFSEGTILRQVDIETGSLRLGIHTGPLQQGQIYSGGSCDVFTKLIGAKGKDVLYVGDHIFGDILKSKKIRGWRTFLIVPELVRELHVWTDKCQLFNELQNLDVKLGEMYKNLDSSTKEKPDISNIRASIRDVTHKMDMSYGMMGSLFRSGSRQTFFSSQVVRYADLYAATHLNLLYYPFSYMFRAPAMLLPHESTVAHEQRYIAEWGCFDSSNDNDGNEQRRTTVHKPLERSSSQIPHVRPETPQQVTHNHDEDFSDEDSDERHRKAAALVNKV
- the LOC109608598 gene encoding cytosolic purine 5'-nucleotidase isoform X2, which codes for MPEVSQDAFELANPLKVARNNTMMRARANSHGKDRLQFPFTSGIQNADMLSDKRELAHRIFVNRSLHLENIKFYGFDMDYTLAEYKSPEYEKLGFDLIKEHMISIGYPHEIVEFEYDPNFAIRGLWFDSQYGNLLKVDAYGNILIAVHGFEFIKHSQVYEMYPNKFLQLDESRVYVLNTLFNLPETYMLACLVDFFTNSPQYTKTETGVKLGELFMSYKSIFQDVRNAVDTVHLNGALKNATTQNLEKYVKKDERLPMFLARLRESGAKTFLLTNSEFSFTNKIMTYLFDFPHGPKTTDPHRDWKTYFDIIVVDARKPLFFSEGTILRQVDIETGSLRLGIHTGPLQQGQIYSGGSCDVFTKLIGAKGKDVLYVGDHIFGDILKSKKIRGWRTFLIVPELVRELHVWTDKCQLFNELQNLDVKLGEMYKNLDSSTKEKPDISNIRASIRDVTHKMDMSYGMMGSLFRSGSRQTFFSSQVVRYADLYAATHLNLLYYPFSYMFRAPAMLLPHESTVAHEQRYIAEWGCFDSSNDNDGNEQRRTTPLERSSSQIPHVRPETPQQVTHNHDEDFSDEDSDERHRKAAALVNKV
- the LOC109608598 gene encoding cytosolic purine 5'-nucleotidase isoform X4 codes for the protein MREMNNNVNGGTQCDAKDYWPNEIFVNRSLHLENIKFYGFDMDYTLAEYKSPEYEKLGFDLIKEHMISIGYPHEIVEFEYDPNFAIRGLWFDSQYGNLLKVDAYGNILIAVHGFEFIKHSQVYEMYPNKFLQLDESRVYVLNTLFNLPETYMLACLVDFFTNSPQYTKTETGVKLGELFMSYKSIFQDVRNAVDTVHLNGALKNATTQNLEKYVKKDERLPMFLARLRESGAKTFLLTNSEFSFTNKIMTYLFDFPHGPKTTDPHRDWKTYFDIIVVDARKPLFFSEGTILRQVDIETGSLRLGIHTGPLQQGQIYSGGSCDVFTKLIGAKGKDVLYVGDHIFGDILKSKKIRGWRTFLIVPELVRELHVWTDKCQLFNELQNLDVKLGEMYKNLDSSTKEKPDISNIRASIRDVTHKMDMSYGMMGSLFRSGSRQTFFSSQVVRYADLYAATHLNLLYYPFSYMFRAPAMLLPHESTVAHEQRYIAEWGCFDSSNDNDGNEQRRTTVHKPLERSSSQIPHVRPETPQQVTHNHDEDFSDEDSDERHRKAAALVNKV
- the LOC109608598 gene encoding cytosolic purine 5'-nucleotidase isoform X5, with the translated sequence MHFRFGNDQRRVIDERDKCPNEIFVNRSLHLENIKFYGFDMDYTLAEYKSPEYEKLGFDLIKEHMISIGYPHEIVEFEYDPNFAIRGLWFDSQYGNLLKVDAYGNILIAVHGFEFIKHSQVYEMYPNKFLQLDESRVYVLNTLFNLPETYMLACLVDFFTNSPQYTKTETGVKLGELFMSYKSIFQDVRNAVDTVHLNGALKNATTQNLEKYVKKDERLPMFLARLRESGAKTFLLTNSEFSFTNKIMTYLFDFPHGPKTTDPHRDWKTYFDIIVVDARKPLFFSEGTILRQVDIETGSLRLGIHTGPLQQGQIYSGGSCDVFTKLIGAKGKDVLYVGDHIFGDILKSKKIRGWRTFLIVPELVRELHVWTDKCQLFNELQNLDVKLGEMYKNLDSSTKEKPDISNIRASIRDVTHKMDMSYGMMGSLFRSGSRQTFFSSQVVRYADLYAATHLNLLYYPFSYMFRAPAMLLPHESTVAHEQRYIAEWGCFDSSNDNDGNEQRRTTVHKPLERSSSQIPHVRPETPQQVTHNHDEDFSDEDSDERHRKAAALVNKV
- the LOC109608598 gene encoding cytosolic purine 5'-nucleotidase isoform X6, with the protein product MDVTDNSGPKKWYRSTNQRIFVNRSLHLENIKFYGFDMDYTLAEYKSPEYEKLGFDLIKEHMISIGYPHEIVEFEYDPNFAIRGLWFDSQYGNLLKVDAYGNILIAVHGFEFIKHSQVYEMYPNKFLQLDESRVYVLNTLFNLPETYMLACLVDFFTNSPQYTKTETGVKLGELFMSYKSIFQDVRNAVDTVHLNGALKNATTQNLEKYVKKDERLPMFLARLRESGAKTFLLTNSEFSFTNKIMTYLFDFPHGPKTTDPHRDWKTYFDIIVVDARKPLFFSEGTILRQVDIETGSLRLGIHTGPLQQGQIYSGGSCDVFTKLIGAKGKDVLYVGDHIFGDILKSKKIRGWRTFLIVPELVRELHVWTDKCQLFNELQNLDVKLGEMYKNLDSSTKEKPDISNIRASIRDVTHKMDMSYGMMGSLFRSGSRQTFFSSQVVRYADLYAATHLNLLYYPFSYMFRAPAMLLPHESTVAHEQRYIAEWGCFDSSNDNDGNEQRRTTVHKPLERSSSQIPHVRPETPQQVTHNHDEDFSDEDSDERHRKAAALVNKV
- the LOC109608598 gene encoding cytosolic purine 5'-nucleotidase isoform X7, translated to MISIGYPHEIVEFEYDPNFAIRGLWFDSQYGNLLKVDAYGNILIAVHGFEFIKHSQVYEMYPNKFLQLDESRVYVLNTLFNLPETYMLACLVDFFTNSPQYTKTETGVKLGELFMSYKSIFQDVRNAVDTVHLNGALKNATTQNLEKYVKKDERLPMFLARLRESGAKTFLLTNSEFSFTNKIMTYLFDFPHGPKTTDPHRDWKTYFDIIVVDARKPLFFSEGTILRQVDIETGSLRLGIHTGPLQQGQIYSGGSCDVFTKLIGAKGKDVLYVGDHIFGDILKSKKIRGWRTFLIVPELVRELHVWTDKCQLFNELQNLDVKLGEMYKNLDSSTKEKPDISNIRASIRDVTHKMDMSYGMMGSLFRSGSRQTFFSSQVVRYADLYAATHLNLLYYPFSYMFRAPAMLLPHESTVAHEQRYIAEWGCFDSSNDNDGNEQRRTTVHKPLERSSSQIPHVRPETPQQVTHNHDEDFSDEDSDERHRKAAALVNKV
- the LOC109608598 gene encoding cytosolic purine 5'-nucleotidase isoform X1: MPEVSQDAFELANPLKVARNNTMMRARANSHGKDRLQFPFTSGIQNADMLSDKRELAHRIFVNRSLHLENIKFYGFDMDYTLAEYKSPEYEKLGFDLIKEHMISIGYPHEIVEFEYDPNFAIRGLWFDSQYGNLLKVDAYGNILIAVHGFEFIKHSQVYEMYPNKFLQLDESRVYVLNTLFNLPETYMLACLVDFFTNSPQYTKTETGVKLGELFMSYKSIFQDVRNAVDTVHLNGALKNATTQNLEKYVKKDERLPMFLARLRESGAKTFLLTNSEFSFTNKIMTYLFDFPHGPKTTDPHRDWKTYFDIIVVDARKPLFFSEGTILRQVDIETGSLRLGIHTGPLQQGQIYSGGSCDVFTKLIGAKGKDVLYVGDHIFGDILKSKKIRGWRTFLIVPELVRELHVWTDKCQLFNELQNLDVKLGEMYKNLDSSTKEKPDISNIRASIRDVTHKMDMSYGMMGSLFRSGSRQTFFSSQVVRYADLYAATHLNLLYYPFSYMFRAPAMLLPHESTVAHEQRYIAEWGCFDSSNDNDGNEQRRTTVHKPLERSSSQIPHVRPETPQQVTHNHDEDFSDEDSDERHRKAAALVNKV